A window of Streptomyces sp. NBC_01241 genomic DNA:
AGTGGTCCGTCCCGGCGCTTCCTGCGGACAACTGCGCGCACGACGGGGCCGCCGTCGGGCCCGGTACAGGACGGTTCGCTCACGGCTCACCTCGTCGGGCGGTGTGGCGCCGTACGGTGGCCGACATGAACGGCGCGGACGAGAACGTCGAGCGCGGCGAAGGCTTCGTTGCCGCACCCTTCAGGGCGCCACGTCGGCTATGGTGGCTCGGCTCCGTCGCCCTGGTGGTAATCGCGGCGGTCGTCGCGGTGTACCGGCGGCACGACCTGGCTGCGGCCTCGCACCTGATCGCCGCAGTCCGGCTGCCCCGGCTGGTCTTCGTCGCCGGGTTCGAGGCAGCGTCTCTCGGTGCTCTGATCGCACTGCAGCAGTGGCTGCTGCGGATGGGCGGGGCACGCTTGCGCCTCAAGGTCGTCGGAACCATCGTGCTGGCGGCCAACGCTGTCGCCGGTGCACTGCCCGGCGGGGCGGCGTTCGCGGCCGCATGGATGTTCACGCAGTTGCGGCGCAGGGGTGTCGGGCAGGTACTCGCGGGAGCGGTGCTTGCCGTCTCGGGAGTGCTGTCGGTGGCCGCGCTCTTTGCGCTGCTGGCGACCGGTGCGCTGGCGATTGGCTCCGCGGGGCTCGGCGCGCTGCGGCCTGTGGTGCTCGGGCTCGTGGCGATCCTCAGCGTGATCGTGGGCGCTGTGGCTGGTCTCTCCCGTTTCCGGCCGGTACGTCGCCGGTTCTGGCGGTTCTGGCGGCGGCTCGGGGTACGTTCCCGGCAGCTGCGGAACATCGAGGACGACCTGCTTGCCCTCGTCCGGCACGTCCATGCCGTTCGACCGGGGCTGCGCCCATGGTTGCAGCCCTTCGCCCTCGCGCTGCTCAACTGGGTGTGCGACGCGGCCTGCCTCCTCGCCTGCGCGTGGGGGCTGGGCATCGGCATTCCTTGGCGCGGGATCCTCGTGGCATACACGCTCGCCCAGATGACGGGCAGCCTGCGGCTGACGCCGGGCGGTCTCGGTGTGGTGGAGGCCAGCCTGACAGCGCTGCTCGTGCTGTGCGGGCTGCGCACCGACCAGGCAATCGCGCTCACGCTGCTCTACCGGACGGCGAGCTACTGGGCGCTGCAACCCATCGGCTGGGCATGCTGGCTGGGTCTGACCTTCAGCTCGCGACGCGGACCACCGCGCCGGACCTGACCGGCACACCGGATGAGAGCGCCACTGGATCGATGGGGCGCCGTGAGAACCTCGTCCGCCCTGGTTCCCATGCGCCCGACCGGCCCTGCCGTCGCCTGGCGCGTGGTTCACCGGGGCACGGACCCGGGGAGCCACCGGCGAAGCGGTGCTCATCACACGGTCTCGGTCACTCCGTTCGGGCAGGAGCAGGTATTGCACGCCATGGAGGAGCACCGGATCCGGCGGCTGCCAGTCATCGACGAGCACCGGCTGGTCGGCATGATCACCGAAGCCGACCTCGCTCGGCATCTCCCGGAAGGCAGTTGGGGCACTTCGTAGGGTCCATTCTGCGCGACTCCTTGACCTTGACCATGCCGGATGTGCGCCGAGCGGCGTGATCGGAACACGCTGCTCGCCCCACCATTCCGCGTGCGCACTGCGTCGTCCTTCGCGATGCCCCGTGAAGACCGCGGTCCTGTCGCATTACCGTCCCAGCGGTCGGCACCGCCGACCACGCCGGTACCTGTACCAGGGCGTGGTCGGCGGTGCCGACATCGTCTCCTCTTCCGGGCAGCGCGGCTCACGGCAGCCTGCGCAGATAGGGATCCCAGGCCCGGCGCGGCAGCAGACGTATCCGTGCGTCGACGACGGTGATGCCGTCGGGCCGGGCGACGACCGGGTTGCATTCCGCCTCGGCGAGTTCGGGAAGATCGTCCGCCATGAGCGACAGGCGCGCCAACAGGTCTTCAAGACCGGCGAGATCGACAGGCCCGCCACCTCGGTATCCGGACAGGAGCGGAGCACAGCGCGGTGCGGTGATCAGTTCGTGGACATCGGTGTCGGTGAGCGGGGCGAGTCGCGCCGCGTGGTCGGCGAGCAACTCGCTCGTGGTGCCCCCGAGCCCGAAAAGAACGAGCGCGCCGAAGACCTCGTCTTGGACGACCCCGGCCAGCAGTTCGGTGCCCCGAGGGGCCATCGGCTGGACAAGGACGCCGGTCATGACTTCGCCGAGGCGGGCGCTCAGATCGCGGTGGGCTGCCCGTACCCGCTCCCCACCGTAAAGGTCGAGAAGCACGGCGCCCTGCTCGCTTTTGTGGACGAGTCCGGGCCACTGCGCCTTGAGCGCCACACCGCCGTCGGGGCCTGCGAGGCGTACGGCGGCGTCGACTGCCTCCTGCTCGGTGGCGGCACAGGCTTGCGGCAGCTGGGGAATTGCGTAGTGACCGAGCAGTTCCCCGGTCTGGCGCGCGTCCAGCCAGCCACCCTCCGGCGTCCTCGCGAGGCAGGCGTCGACAAGTGCGCGTGCTCCGCAGGTGTCGACACCCGTCGGCCGCGGCATGTTGCCGTGCGGCTTGGCGAGCCAATGCGCCCGTTCCACCGCGTAGGACAGGGCGCGGGCAGCCGACTGCGGTTCGCCGTAGGCGGGGACCGCATGCCCGTCCGTCGTGGGCAGCAACCGGACCCGCTCGGCCTGGTCGAGCAGGACCGCGACCACGGGACAGTTGGGACGGTGGTGCGGCACCGGGTCCGTCAGGGCACTGCTCAGTTCGTCGCCGACCGCTGTGGCCAATGCGGTGGGCACCAGGACCACCAGGACAGCGTCGACCGCACCGGAACGTGCGAGCCGCTCCACGCATTCGCTCAGTACCGGTGCGCTCACAGCGGGCGTGGTGTCCACTGGGTTGGCGGTACCCGCACCGTCCGGGAGCATGGCGAGCAGCGCACCGGCCAGGTCCACGGGGAGTTCGGGCACGGTCAGCCCGGCATCCACGCAGGCATCCGCGGTCAGCACACCGGTCCCGCCCGCGTTGGAGAGCACCGCGATGCGGCCGTCCGCAGGCAGCGGCTGGGTGTTCAGCAGGGCCGCGGTGTCCAGGAGTTCGCCAAGGGTCCGGGTGGCCGTCACACCGGCCTGGGTGAACAGCGCCCGCCGGGTGATGGTCGGGGTCGCCGCCGCCGCGGTGTGCGAGGCGGCCGCCCGGCGGCCGGCTGCGGAGCGCCCGGCGTCGACCGTCAGCAACGGCATCCGGCGGGCAACGCGGCGAGCGGTGCGGGAGAACACCCGGGGGTTGCCGAACGACTCCAAGTGCAGCAGGGCCAGGTCGGTCCTGCCGTCGCACTCCCACCACCGCAGCAGGTCGTTGCTGCTCACGTCGCGTTTGTCGCCGAGCGAGACGAAGCTGGAGATGCCGATGCCCAGGCGCGACAGTCCATCGAGGAGCGCGATGCCAACGCCGCCGGACTGCACGGCTATCCCCGCGGTGCCCGGTGTCGGCCTGCGAACGGCGAACGTCGCGTCCAGGTGGACGGACTCTTCCGTATTGGCAATGCCCAGGCAGTTGGGGCCGACCAGCCGCATTCCCCAGTGGCGGCAAGCCGTGGTCAGCTCCGCCGTCCGCCTCGCGCCGAGGCCCGATGTCACGACCACCAAGGCCCCTACCCCGGCCCTGCCGCACTGGGCGGCGGTCTCCGGTACGGCGGCGGCCGGAACGGCGAGAACCGCGAGGTCGGGTGGATGAGGGAGAGCACCGATGGAGGCGAAGGCAGGAATGCGCAGTACGGCGTGCGCGTGCGGGTTGACCGCGTACAACAGGCCCGGGAATCGGGCGTCGCGCAGGTTGCGCAGGATGGCCCGGCCGACCGATCCCGGCCGCGTTCCGGCGCCGATCACCGCCACGGAGCGGGGGCGCAGCAGCGGTCGCAGGCTTGCGGTGTCGGCGCTGCGGTCGCGGCTGTCGACAGCCGACAAGTACCGCTCGTCCGGGGCCAGGCCTATGACGCAGTGCACCGTGCCGCCGTCGAAGTGACGGGTGACGCACAGGCCGAGATCGGCGAAGACCTTGAGGACGAGGCGGTTGTCGGTGAGAGCGTCGGCGGTGAACGCGGTGACACCGTCCGCGCGGGCGGCGTGCACGAGATGCTCCAGCAGGAGGGTGCCCACGCCACGGTGATGGAAGTCGTCGGCGACCGCCATGGCGAACTCCGCCGAGGCGGGGTTGTCGGCGGTCTCGTACTCGGCCACGCCGACCAGCCGGTCGGCGAAGACTGCTACGAGGGTGCGGTGCCCAGCTGTGGGCGCTACGCAGAGCCGGTCGGCGGCCTGCGCACCGGAGAGCCTGCTCACTCCAAAGAACCGACTGCGCAGGTTGGCGACGGACATGTTGTCGTAGAGCCGCAGCACCCGCGCATGGTCGTCCGGCCGTGCCGGGCGTAGCCGCACCGTGCTCCCGTCGGCTAGCAGCGCGGAGACCTCGGGGGTGGCCGGGACGCCGGATGTCATAGCAGCACCTCTCACGGATCCGGAGGACAGCAATCCCACGATGAGACGCAGAGCGGCCTGGTCACAGGGGTCTTCCGGGGCTACACGGGGACCGACCGGCCCCCGTGTAGCTCATGTCGGTGCTCCGTGAGACTGCCGACGCTCGTCGTCGCGCGCTTCCCGGATCAGGCGGCAGCGTCACCCGCGCCTATCGGTCCTCGGCCGTTCGGGCCGCCCACGGTCCGCGCACCCATGACCGGGAGCCGTGATTGAGGTTCCCCCGACCTGCGGGAGGTGCTGATCAAGTGGTCAGGAGGGGTTGACGGGGTTTCAGGTTCGTTCGTTCGGTCGTTGCCTGGTTGGCGTAGTGCTTCTCCTCGAACTCGACGGGGTTGAGGTAGCCGAGTCGTTTCTGGATTCGGCGGGAGTTGTAGAAGCCGTCGATGTGCAGGTGGCGGATGCCGTCGTTGCGGGCAATGAAGCGGCTGGTGGAGCGGGGCTGGCTGGCCGAGGACAGGCCGGGCCGGTTCACGTTGCCCGCCCCGGTGCCCGCCGCTGCCGCGTAGCCGCCTCGCGCCGGGCGAGGCGCCGACTCATCACCATGATCATCGACCACAGGATCACGGCCTCGCTGCTGACAGGCTCTGTTTCGTAGTCGCGGGCCAGGCGCCGGCTCCGCATCAGCCAGGCGAACGACCTCTCGACGACCCAGCGGCGGGGCAGCACGCAAAAACCGCTGGTGTCGTCACTGCGTTTGACCACCTCAAGACGCAGGCCGAGTTCCTGGGAGGCTCAGTCGACGAGATGGCCGGTGTAGCCGCCGTCGGCCCAGACCAGCCGCAGTTCCCGGAAGCGTTTTGGCAGGTTGGGCAGCATCGTGCGGCCAGCGTCCCGGTCTGTCGTGGACGCGGGCGTGACCAGTACGTCCAGGAGCAGGCCGAGGCAGTCCGTGATGAGGTGCCGCTTGCGGCCGTTGATCTTCTTCCCGCCGTCGTAGCCCCGTGAGGCGTTCTTGACGGTGGCATCGGCCTTCACCGACTGCGAGTCCACGATGGTTGCTATCGGCTCCGTTTCCCTGTCCTCCGCCCGGCGGACACGCTCACGGAGCCGGTCATGCAGTTCCCGCACCAGGCCGCGGTCGCGCGAGCGGCGGAAGAACGCGTAGACACGGGCCCTATTAGTTACGTGGAATCACACGCCGCGGGATGCAACTCGTATCCTGCGGCGTCCCCACGTACTGAGGAGATCCGTTGGGCAGCGCGGTCGTGTTCGAGGAGAAGTGGCCGGTCCTTAGCCGGCACGAGAGGGCAGCCGAGTGGCTGCGAATATGGACGGATCTGGGGCGGGCACCCCGGACGATCGACGCGTACGCGCGGGGACTGGCTGAGTACCTGCTGGTCTGCGAGCGAGAGGGAATCGACCCGCTCGTCGCGAAGCGTCTGCACGTGGCGGCGTTCGTGAAGGAGCTGGCAACGCGGCCGAGCCGTCGGGGAGGCAATGTCGTCGTGCTGGACTCCGGGGCCGGCTTGGCGAACGCGACACTGCAGCAACGTTTGGTGCCGGTGCGGCTGTTCTACGACTACCTCATCGAGGAGGGTCTGCGAGAGTCCAACCCGGTCGGCCGCGGCCGCTACACCCCGGTCCGGAAGTTCGGCGGACACCAGCGAGGGCTGGTACCCCGGCTGACGAAACTGCCGTGGATCCCGAGCGAACAGCAGTGGCTAGACCTGCTGGACGTCGCGCGCGAGGAACCCGTACGCAACCGCGTCATGCTCGCTCTCGCCTACGACGCGGCCCTGCGGCGCGAGGAACTGTGCTCACTACGGACCGATGACCTCGACCCCGCCCACCGGACCCTGCGGATTCGGGCCGAGACGACGAAGACCCGGCGCGAGCGCGTCGTCCCCTACTCGGCGGCGACCGGGGTTCTGCTGTCCGGCTATCTCACGCATCGGGCCACGATCAGCCGGGCCCGCGGGCCGCTGTTCTTGTCCGAGTCGCGCCGCAACTACGGCCAGCCGCTGACCCTGTGGACCTGGTCGAAGGTGATTCGTCGCGTTGGTCTCGCCGCCGACCTGCCTCGGTTCTCGACTCACACCACGCGGCATCTGTGCTTGACCGACTTGGCCCGGATGGGCTGGGAACTGCACGCCATCGCCTCTTTTGCCGGGCATCGCAGCACCGAGTCGACGCTGACCTACATCCACCTCTCGGGCCGCGACCTGGCGGAGAAGCTGAACCGGGGCATGCAGCAGATCCATTCCTGGCGCGTCGACATGCTCACCCGTGCCGCCCGCGCCTCTGAGGCGGTCGCCGAGTGACCGCACAGTCGAGTACGACGGCGACACAGCCGACAAGCACTCCGACCTGGGCATCGTCCGTCGATCTTGCCCGCTACGACCGTCGCGGTCTGCTCACCGAGGCTGAGGCGGAAGCGCTGAGGACACTCAAAATCGATCAGATCCGGCGAGACGGCCTCAGCCTCGACGCTGTGGTGCTTCGGCCGGTGGCCCGGCTGGCGAGGCCGTTGGCGGACGCTCTCGCTGGTCTGCACTGGCCGCCGGACGACCGTCACCAGCGGCGGTTCGCGCGGGACGCAGCCGGACTGGTGCTGATCCGCTGCGGCGAGCTTCGCCGAGCCTTCTGGGGCTGGTCAGCGGACGACTGGGTGGACCTGATCAACGCCAGCGGCGCCGACTTCCGGCGCTCATGGGGTGGCCAGATCGGCCCCAACGCCCGGCCGTTCGTGATCGTCTATGCCTATCTGCTCGGCGAGTTCACCGCCTTCGACCGACTCGGTCGCTTCATGCGGCCGACCCTGGCCCGTCGGGTCTTCGGGGCCCATCTCGTCGACAATGCCGTCCAGCGGATCTGCAAGGTCCTGGCCGACTGGGGCTATCGCCGTGACGCCGACAAGCTGGCCGCGGTGATCTGCCAGATGCTGCTGCTGAACCGCAGCCCGCTACTGAAGGACCTGTCCACCGAAGCCCTGGCCGCACTGCGTGTTCACCCGGCGATGAGTGGGCAGTGGGGCAAGGACCTCTACGGCCTCCACCGGGCGGTCGCGGCACTCGGCCACGCGGACCCGCCACCGTCAGGGCATGAGGCAGGACCGGCCGCGATGGAGGGAGTCCCCGCCGCATGGGCGGCGTCGGTCGAGCATTGGTATGCGACATCGACGCTGACTCCGAGGATCTGCAGAGGCTACCGCAGCGTGCTCGCGAAGATCGGCCGCTGGCTGGCCTCCGAGCACCCCGAGATCACCGAGCCCAGCCAGTGGACCCGCCAGACGTGCGCGTCCTGGGTCGCGGCCGTGGACCGGATGGCTGTCGGCGACTTCTCGCAGTGGACCCACGGCATGCGCTCGCAGAACCGCCTGGGAAAACCGCTCACGCCGCAGACGAAGTCCGGCGACTCTGGTGCGCAATTCTCTGCGGCTGCTTGACCGGTAGGTGATGATCGTTCCTGCGGTCGTTACGTGTCGTCCGGCCGTGGAGGGTGGGTTGTGATGTCGTTGCGGCCGATGGGGCTGCCGCCGGTGCCGGAGCAGACGGTGCGGGTCGCGCGGGCGGCGTTCCCGCAGGGGAGTTTGGCGATCCGGGTGCGGGACCGGCTCGGGGAGGTCTTCACCGATGAGCCGTTCGCCGAGGCGTTCGGGGTGCGTGGGGCGCCGGGTCTGTCGCCGGGGATGCTGTCGCTGGTCACGGTGTTGCAGTTCGCGGAGAATTTGACTGATCGGCAGGCCGCGGCGATGGCGATACGGGCCATCGACTGGAAGTACGCCCTCGGCCTGGAGCTGACGGACACCGGCTTCGACCACAGTGTGCTGCCCCGGTTCCGGGCCCGCCTGGTCGGCAACGGCATGGAGCGTGTCGTCTTCGACCGGCTCCTTGAGTACTGCGTGGACGCCGGGCTGGTGGCCGCGGGAGGAAAGCAGCGCACCGATTCCACCCATGTGGTCAGCGCGGTACGGGACTTGAACCGGTTGGAGCTGGCCGGGGAGAGCGTGCGGGCTGCGCTGGAGGCGCTGTCGGTCGCGGCACCGGACTGGCTGGCCCGGGCCGTGGACGTGCCGGAGTTCGCCCACCGCTACGGACCTCGGGTCGACAGCTGGAAACTGCCCGGCTCCAAGGTCAAGCGCGACCAGTTGTCCCAGGTCTACGGACAGGACGCGTTGCGGCTGTGCCGGGCCGTCTGGTCGCCCGACGCGCCGGCCTGGCTGCGGGAGATCGGGGCCGTGGACATCATGCGCCAAGTCCTCGTGCAGACCTACACCGTCCGCACCAGCAGCCGGGGCAAGGAGGTGGTCAGCAAGCGGGAAGCCGACGAGGACGGTGTCCCGCCCGGCCATCTCCGCCTCGCCTCGCCCTACGACACCGACGCCCGCTGGTCCGCCAAGGGCGACGACCTGTTCTGGCTCGGCTACAAGGTCCATCTCACCGAGAGCTGCGACAACACTCCCCCCGAAGCCGAAGCCGAAGCCGAAGCCGAAGCCGAAGCCGAAGTCCGGGGACGGCCGAACCTGATCACGGATGTGACCACCACCCTGTCGACGGTGCCGGACGTGAAGGCCACCGCGCCGATCCAGCAACAACTCGCCGACCGCGGCCTGCCGCCCGCCGAGCACTACCTGGACTCCGGTTACCCCTCCGCCGAACTGATCGAGACCGCCCGCAGCCGCGGAACCGTCATGGTCACTCCCGTCCTCCTCGACCGATCCGCCCAGGCCAAGAGCCACGCCCGCTACGACAAGAGCGCCTTCCGGATCGACTGGAAAGCCCGACGGGTCCGCTGCCCCCAGGGCAACACCAGCACCGGATGGCACCCGGTGCGACAACGCGAACGAGACGCCATCGTCGTCGAGTTCGCTAAGACGGACTGCCAAGCATGCCCCGTCCGACCCGAGTGCACCTCGGCCCGGCGCGGCAACCGCATGCTCACCCTCTACCCCGAGCACCTGCACACCGTCCTCGCCGCCGCCCGCGCCGAACAGAAGACCAAGACCTGGAAGGACAAGTACGCCCTGCGGGCCGGAGTGGAAGGAACCATCAACCGTGCGACACGAGGGCGCACGATACGAGTGAACACACCGAGTGGAGGTTCGATGTTGAAGGTGTAGTTCCGGGCCAGTGTCCAGGGTCTGTCCCCACCCTGACGTGCGTTGCGGGTAACCGCGGGGTGCGGAGCTCAGGGGGTCAAGCCCAAGGGTGCCCGTGCCATCCGGGGACCACAGGCGAAGGGGAAGACTGGACGGGCGAACGACGAGTGAACCCCTGGTTGATGTCTCGTCAGGTATCAGCTCCGGAT
This region includes:
- a CDS encoding lysylphosphatidylglycerol synthase transmembrane domain-containing protein → MNGADENVERGEGFVAAPFRAPRRLWWLGSVALVVIAAVVAVYRRHDLAAASHLIAAVRLPRLVFVAGFEAASLGALIALQQWLLRMGGARLRLKVVGTIVLAANAVAGALPGGAAFAAAWMFTQLRRRGVGQVLAGAVLAVSGVLSVAALFALLATGALAIGSAGLGALRPVVLGLVAILSVIVGAVAGLSRFRPVRRRFWRFWRRLGVRSRQLRNIEDDLLALVRHVHAVRPGLRPWLQPFALALLNWVCDAACLLACAWGLGIGIPWRGILVAYTLAQMTGSLRLTPGGLGVVEASLTALLVLCGLRTDQAIALTLLYRTASYWALQPIGWACWLGLTFSSRRGPPRRT
- a CDS encoding transposase, with amino-acid sequence MSLRPMGLPPVPEQTVRVARAAFPQGSLAIRVRDRLGEVFTDEPFAEAFGVRGAPGLSPGMLSLVTVLQFAENLTDRQAAAMAIRAIDWKYALGLELTDTGFDHSVLPRFRARLVGNGMERVVFDRLLEYCVDAGLVAAGGKQRTDSTHVVSAVRDLNRLELAGESVRAALEALSVAAPDWLARAVDVPEFAHRYGPRVDSWKLPGSKVKRDQLSQVYGQDALRLCRAVWSPDAPAWLREIGAVDIMRQVLVQTYTVRTSSRGKEVVSKREADEDGVPPGHLRLASPYDTDARWSAKGDDLFWLGYKVHLTESCDNTPPEAEAEAEAEAEAEVRGRPNLITDVTTTLSTVPDVKATAPIQQQLADRGLPPAEHYLDSGYPSAELIETARSRGTVMVTPVLLDRSAQAKSHARYDKSAFRIDWKARRVRCPQGNTSTGWHPVRQRERDAIVVEFAKTDCQACPVRPECTSARRGNRMLTLYPEHLHTVLAAARAEQKTKTWKDKYALRAGVEGTINRATRGRTIRVNTPSGGSMLKV
- a CDS encoding GNAT family N-acetyltransferase — protein: MTSGVPATPEVSALLADGSTVRLRPARPDDHARVLRLYDNMSVANLRSRFFGVSRLSGAQAADRLCVAPTAGHRTLVAVFADRLVGVAEYETADNPASAEFAMAVADDFHHRGVGTLLLEHLVHAARADGVTAFTADALTDNRLVLKVFADLGLCVTRHFDGGTVHCVIGLAPDERYLSAVDSRDRSADTASLRPLLRPRSVAVIGAGTRPGSVGRAILRNLRDARFPGLLYAVNPHAHAVLRIPAFASIGALPHPPDLAVLAVPAAAVPETAAQCGRAGVGALVVVTSGLGARRTAELTTACRHWGMRLVGPNCLGIANTEESVHLDATFAVRRPTPGTAGIAVQSGGVGIALLDGLSRLGIGISSFVSLGDKRDVSSNDLLRWWECDGRTDLALLHLESFGNPRVFSRTARRVARRMPLLTVDAGRSAAGRRAAASHTAAAATPTITRRALFTQAGVTATRTLGELLDTAALLNTQPLPADGRIAVLSNAGGTGVLTADACVDAGLTVPELPVDLAGALLAMLPDGAGTANPVDTTPAVSAPVLSECVERLARSGAVDAVLVVLVPTALATAVGDELSSALTDPVPHHRPNCPVVAVLLDQAERVRLLPTTDGHAVPAYGEPQSAARALSYAVERAHWLAKPHGNMPRPTGVDTCGARALVDACLARTPEGGWLDARQTGELLGHYAIPQLPQACAATEQEAVDAAVRLAGPDGGVALKAQWPGLVHKSEQGAVLLDLYGGERVRAAHRDLSARLGEVMTGVLVQPMAPRGTELLAGVVQDEVFGALVLFGLGGTTSELLADHAARLAPLTDTDVHELITAPRCAPLLSGYRGGGPVDLAGLEDLLARLSLMADDLPELAEAECNPVVARPDGITVVDARIRLLPRRAWDPYLRRLP
- a CDS encoding tyrosine-type recombinase/integrase; its protein translation is MGSAVVFEEKWPVLSRHERAAEWLRIWTDLGRAPRTIDAYARGLAEYLLVCEREGIDPLVAKRLHVAAFVKELATRPSRRGGNVVVLDSGAGLANATLQQRLVPVRLFYDYLIEEGLRESNPVGRGRYTPVRKFGGHQRGLVPRLTKLPWIPSEQQWLDLLDVAREEPVRNRVMLALAYDAALRREELCSLRTDDLDPAHRTLRIRAETTKTRRERVVPYSAATGVLLSGYLTHRATISRARGPLFLSESRRNYGQPLTLWTWSKVIRRVGLAADLPRFSTHTTRHLCLTDLARMGWELHAIASFAGHRSTESTLTYIHLSGRDLAEKLNRGMQQIHSWRVDMLTRAARASEAVAE